The proteins below come from a single Brevundimonas sp. LM2 genomic window:
- a CDS encoding peroxiredoxin, whose amino-acid sequence MLGVGEHLPQFKVIGVKPGFNSHEENGVSAFETVTNDSFEGKWKVIFFYPKDFTFVCPTEIAEFASLARDFEDRDTVVLGGSTDNEFVKLAWRRDHADLSKLPIWQFADNGGKLARALGVLDEAEGVALRATFVVDPHNVIQHVYVTNLNVGRAPADTLRVVDALQTDELCACNRPVGGETLAA is encoded by the coding sequence ATGCTCGGCGTCGGCGAACACCTGCCCCAATTCAAAGTCATCGGCGTCAAGCCGGGCTTCAACAGCCACGAAGAAAACGGCGTCTCGGCCTTCGAGACCGTCACGAACGACTCGTTCGAAGGCAAGTGGAAGGTCATCTTCTTCTATCCGAAGGACTTCACCTTCGTCTGCCCGACCGAGATTGCCGAGTTCGCCTCGCTGGCGCGCGATTTCGAAGACCGCGACACGGTCGTTCTCGGCGGCTCGACGGACAACGAGTTCGTCAAACTGGCCTGGCGCCGCGATCACGCCGACCTCAGCAAGCTGCCGATCTGGCAGTTCGCCGACAACGGCGGCAAGCTGGCCCGCGCCCTGGGCGTGCTCGACGAGGCTGAAGGCGTCGCCCTGCGCGCCACCTTCGTCGTGGATCCGCACAACGTGATCCAGCACGTCTACGTCACCAACCTGAACGTCGGCCGCGCCCCGGCCGACACCCTGCGGGTCGTCGACGCGCTGCAGACCGACGAACTGTGCGCCTGCAACCGCCCGGTGGGCGGCGAGACGCTGGCCGCCTAG
- a CDS encoding AsmA family protein, translating into MTKPLNLPTLWEGVRTRGLAPAGARLRGWHDWVAEHDPVYQSFRRPGRSEKIAASVVLLLILAITIFLLLFDWNWLRGPIGRWASEKYDREIALQGDLDVKLFSWTPAVIVNGLKFGGPDWAREEDTANVERIEAQFRLRKLFAGQIEMPLLSITRPNVVLIATEDGRQSWDLEPDKPDDGEGAKLPLINRLVITDGRLSVDEQNRDLTLEAAVTAQEAASDADGQSGFVLEGEGSINGSPLTLKIEGGPFINIRRNRPYQFQATLAGAGSRLVADGAITRPFDLGQFTSTLSLQGQNLNDLYLLTGVTLPNTPAYRLAGALTRDDNIWTFNDFSGRVGASDLEGDIRVQGGGRLKVDATLSSKRLDIDDLTAIFGGRTQTNAAGTNTTTVSTGDTVGKLLPDATLQVERLRSMDGTITYRAASVKANEMDIRAVRLGGDLKDGVLNLDPVAFTFNRGSLTGTATIDATRDVPYNKIDFRLAGYPLESIIPARNGVAPVSGAALGRARLEGSGNSIHRFAAASKGSLSLVVPQGRMRAAFAELLGINASAGLLKLLRGDDSQSTIRCGVADFDVTNGVARAKTLVVDTDVVLASGTGSINLGTETMDLRIDGESKRPRLLRLWTPILVSGPLTAPRVGVDTSQILGQGGLTAVLAAIVAPAAALFAFVDPGLAEDANCGSLIANAR; encoded by the coding sequence TTGACCAAGCCACTGAATTTGCCGACCCTCTGGGAGGGCGTTCGCACCCGGGGCCTCGCCCCCGCCGGGGCCCGCCTGCGCGGCTGGCACGACTGGGTGGCCGAGCACGATCCGGTCTATCAGTCGTTCCGACGCCCCGGGCGTTCGGAGAAGATCGCCGCCTCGGTGGTGCTGCTGCTGATCCTGGCGATCACGATCTTCCTGCTGCTGTTCGACTGGAACTGGCTGCGCGGCCCGATCGGGCGCTGGGCTTCGGAGAAGTACGACCGGGAGATCGCGCTGCAGGGCGATCTCGACGTCAAGCTGTTCAGCTGGACCCCGGCGGTCATCGTCAACGGTTTGAAGTTCGGCGGGCCGGACTGGGCACGCGAGGAAGACACGGCCAACGTCGAGCGGATCGAGGCGCAGTTCCGTCTGCGCAAGCTGTTCGCCGGCCAGATCGAGATGCCCCTGCTGTCGATCACGCGTCCGAACGTCGTGCTGATCGCCACCGAGGACGGCCGTCAGAGCTGGGATCTGGAACCGGACAAGCCGGATGACGGCGAAGGCGCGAAACTGCCGCTGATCAACCGGCTGGTCATCACCGACGGCCGGTTGTCGGTGGACGAGCAGAACCGCGATCTGACCCTGGAAGCCGCCGTCACCGCCCAGGAGGCCGCGTCGGACGCCGACGGCCAGAGCGGCTTCGTGCTGGAAGGCGAGGGCTCGATCAACGGCTCGCCCCTGACGCTGAAGATCGAGGGCGGGCCCTTCATCAACATCCGCCGCAACCGGCCGTATCAGTTCCAGGCCACCCTGGCCGGAGCCGGCTCTCGCCTGGTCGCCGATGGCGCGATCACCCGGCCGTTCGATCTGGGCCAGTTCACCTCGACCCTTAGCCTGCAGGGGCAGAACCTGAACGACCTCTATCTGCTGACGGGCGTCACCCTGCCCAATACCCCCGCCTATCGGCTGGCGGGGGCGCTGACACGGGACGACAACATCTGGACCTTCAACGACTTCAGCGGTCGGGTCGGGGCCTCCGACCTCGAAGGCGACATCCGCGTCCAGGGCGGCGGGCGGCTGAAGGTCGATGCGACCCTGAGCTCGAAACGGCTCGACATCGACGACCTGACGGCCATCTTCGGCGGCCGCACCCAGACCAATGCGGCCGGCACCAACACGACGACGGTCAGCACCGGCGACACGGTGGGCAAGCTGTTGCCGGACGCCACCCTGCAGGTCGAGCGCCTGCGGTCGATGGACGGAACGATCACCTATCGCGCCGCCAGCGTGAAGGCCAATGAGATGGACATCCGCGCGGTGCGGCTGGGCGGCGATCTGAAGGACGGGGTGCTGAACCTCGATCCCGTCGCCTTCACCTTCAACCGCGGCAGCCTGACCGGCACGGCCACGATCGATGCGACCCGAGACGTGCCGTACAACAAGATCGACTTCCGCCTGGCCGGATACCCACTCGAATCCATCATCCCGGCCCGGAACGGGGTCGCCCCGGTCAGCGGAGCCGCCCTGGGGCGCGCGCGGCTGGAGGGGTCCGGAAATTCGATCCACCGCTTCGCCGCCGCCTCCAAGGGCTCGCTCAGCCTGGTCGTGCCCCAGGGGCGGATGCGCGCCGCCTTCGCCGAACTGCTGGGCATCAACGCCAGCGCCGGCCTGCTGAAACTGCTACGGGGCGACGATTCCCAGAGCACCATCCGCTGCGGCGTGGCCGATTTCGACGTCACGAATGGGGTCGCGCGGGCCAAGACCCTGGTGGTCGACACCGACGTCGTGCTGGCCAGCGGCACCGGCTCGATCAACCTGGGCACCGAGACCATGGACCTGCGGATCGACGGGGAGAGCAAGCGCCCGCGCCTGCTGCGCCTGTGGACGCCGATCCTGGTCAGCGGCCCGCTGACCGCGCCGCGCGTGGGGGTCGACACCAGCCAGATCCTCGGTCAGGGCGGACTGACGGCCGTGCTGGCCGCCATCGTGGCCCCGGCCGCCGCCCTGTTCGCCTTCGTCGATCCCGGCCTGGCCGAGGACGCCAACTGCGGGTCGCTGATCGCCAACGCTCGCTGA
- the ccmA gene encoding heme ABC exporter ATP-binding protein CcmA, giving the protein MITALTISDLALTRGERTLFRALDLSLAGGEAVALTGPNGAGKTSLLRAIAGFLRPEAGDIRFGGMDGETIEAGEARAHQVHMLGHLDGLKSGRIARNELMFQSQWLGRSHDGIAEAIETLRLKPLLDLEVRKLSAGQRRRLALARLIGSPRALWLLDEPLSPLDAGWRAAVGAMMARHLAGGGLILAAVHDPLPIPARGFDLGARP; this is encoded by the coding sequence ATGATCACGGCGCTGACGATCTCCGACCTGGCCCTGACGCGGGGCGAGCGGACCCTGTTCCGCGCCCTGGATCTGTCCCTGGCCGGCGGAGAGGCCGTCGCCCTGACGGGCCCCAACGGCGCGGGCAAGACCAGTCTGCTGCGCGCCATCGCCGGCTTCCTGCGCCCCGAGGCGGGCGACATCCGCTTCGGCGGGATGGACGGCGAGACGATCGAGGCGGGCGAGGCCCGGGCGCATCAGGTGCATATGCTCGGCCATCTGGACGGGCTGAAAAGCGGGCGGATCGCGCGCAACGAGCTGATGTTCCAGTCGCAATGGCTGGGGCGCAGCCACGACGGCATCGCCGAAGCGATCGAGACGTTGAGGCTGAAACCCCTGCTGGACCTGGAGGTGCGCAAGCTGTCGGCCGGTCAGAGACGCCGTTTGGCCCTGGCCCGGCTGATTGGATCGCCCCGCGCCCTGTGGCTGCTGGACGAGCCGCTGAGCCCGCTGGACGCCGGCTGGCGCGCGGCCGTGGGGGCGATGATGGCCCGGCATCTGGCGGGGGGCGGGCTGATCCTGGCGGCGGTGCACGATCCCCTGCCGATCCCCGCGCGCGGCTTCGACCTGGGGGCGAGACCATGA
- a CDS encoding carboxymuconolactone decarboxylase family protein, whose protein sequence is MSIDSLRDLMPAYAKDISLNLSSLASEAVLNDQQKWGCFLASAHAVGVAPVVRAIEAAAAEKLSPEALTAAKAAAAIMGMNNIYYRSLHLMKNHEYTTLPARLRMNILANPGVEKMDFELWSTAVSAINGCGACLDAHEGELRKHGVPAAQIQTALRIGAVVHAASRIVASETALAG, encoded by the coding sequence ATGTCGATCGATTCTCTGCGCGACCTGATGCCCGCCTATGCCAAGGACATCTCGCTCAACCTGTCGTCGCTGGCCTCCGAAGCCGTGCTGAACGACCAGCAGAAATGGGGATGTTTCCTCGCCTCCGCCCATGCCGTGGGCGTGGCCCCCGTCGTCCGCGCCATCGAGGCGGCCGCCGCCGAGAAGCTGTCGCCCGAGGCCCTGACGGCCGCCAAGGCCGCCGCCGCCATCATGGGCATGAACAACATCTACTATCGTTCGCTGCACCTGATGAAGAACCACGAATACACCACCCTGCCGGCGCGGCTGCGGATGAACATCCTGGCCAATCCGGGCGTGGAGAAGATGGATTTCGAGCTGTGGTCCACGGCCGTCAGCGCCATCAACGGCTGCGGGGCCTGCCTCGACGCCCACGAGGGTGAGCTGCGCAAGCACGGCGTTCCGGCCGCCCAGATCCAGACCGCCCTGCGCATCGGCGCCGTCGTCCACGCGGCCAGCCGCATCGTGGCCTCGGAGACCGCGCTCGCGGGTTAA
- the katG gene encoding catalase/peroxidase HPI — protein sequence MDGESAPTPLHNPKKEPAARRALLGRTNRDWWPNHLAVDILHQQGKTGDPWGDEFDYAEAFQSIDYEGLKRDLTALMTDSQPWWPADYGHYGPFFIRMAWHSAGTYRTADGRGGGGAGQQRFAPLNSWPDNGNLDKARRLLWPIKQKYGSKLSWADLMILAGNVGIESMGGPVFGFGGGRADVWEPEKDVYWGTEEKWVGEEGNETRHQPDKDMVLEESLAAIQMGLIYVNPEGRNGVPEALQSAQDIRLTFERMGMNDVETAALTAGGHTFGKAHGNGDASKVGISPEGADIAQQGLGWVSGHESGMGDHTITSGIEGAWTPTPITWDMTYFDMLLDHEYELVRSPAGAKQWQPVGNPPETLAPAAHTPGKRVPTMMTTADMAFKVDPDYRKIMEAFRADPAYFGDQFARAWFKLCHRDMGPKIRYLGPEVPAEDLIWQDPIPASTGQLSDADVSALKDRIAASDLSIADLVRTAWASAATYRASDHRGGANGARIRFEPQRSWAVNEPAKLSRVLAVYEDIKASSGLDVSIADLIVLGGSVGIEQAARAAGHDIVVPFTSGRTDALEEQTDADSFKVLEPRADGFRNYLQVRFNVPTEELLIDRSHLLGLTAPQMTVLVGGLRVLGINHNDSKEGVLTDRPGQLTNDFFVNLMDMKTAWKQVDDHSDETFVGTDRETHETLWTATRTDLVFGANSQLRALAEIYASADAGEKFVKDFVKAWVQVMENDRYDLKSARIRAEKLAA from the coding sequence ATGGACGGCGAAAGCGCACCCACCCCTCTGCACAATCCGAAGAAGGAGCCCGCCGCGAGGCGCGCCCTGCTCGGACGCACCAACCGCGACTGGTGGCCCAACCACCTCGCGGTCGACATCCTGCACCAGCAGGGCAAGACCGGCGATCCGTGGGGCGACGAGTTCGACTATGCGGAAGCCTTCCAGTCGATCGACTACGAGGGGCTGAAGCGCGACCTCACCGCCCTGATGACCGACAGCCAGCCCTGGTGGCCAGCGGACTATGGTCATTACGGCCCCTTCTTCATACGCATGGCCTGGCACTCGGCCGGCACCTATCGCACGGCCGACGGGCGTGGCGGCGGCGGCGCGGGCCAGCAGCGGTTCGCCCCGCTCAATTCCTGGCCGGACAACGGCAACCTCGATAAGGCCCGCCGCCTGCTGTGGCCGATCAAGCAGAAATACGGTTCCAAGCTGTCCTGGGCCGACCTGATGATCCTGGCCGGCAACGTCGGCATCGAATCGATGGGCGGACCCGTCTTCGGCTTCGGCGGCGGTCGCGCCGACGTCTGGGAGCCCGAGAAGGACGTCTATTGGGGCACCGAGGAGAAGTGGGTCGGCGAGGAGGGCAATGAGACCCGCCACCAGCCCGACAAGGACATGGTGCTGGAGGAATCCCTGGCCGCCATCCAGATGGGGCTGATCTACGTCAATCCGGAGGGCCGCAACGGCGTGCCCGAGGCGCTGCAGTCGGCGCAGGACATCCGCCTGACCTTCGAACGCATGGGCATGAACGACGTCGAGACCGCGGCCCTGACCGCCGGCGGCCATACCTTCGGCAAGGCCCACGGCAACGGTGACGCGTCCAAGGTCGGCATCTCGCCGGAAGGTGCCGACATCGCCCAGCAAGGCCTCGGTTGGGTCTCGGGTCACGAGAGCGGCATGGGCGACCATACGATCACCTCGGGCATCGAGGGCGCATGGACGCCGACGCCGATCACCTGGGACATGACCTATTTCGACATGCTGCTGGACCACGAGTACGAACTGGTCCGCAGCCCCGCCGGGGCCAAGCAGTGGCAGCCCGTCGGCAATCCGCCAGAGACCCTGGCCCCGGCCGCCCATACGCCGGGCAAGCGCGTGCCGACCATGATGACCACGGCCGACATGGCCTTCAAGGTCGACCCGGACTACCGCAAGATCATGGAGGCCTTCCGCGCCGATCCGGCCTATTTCGGCGACCAGTTCGCCCGCGCCTGGTTCAAGCTGTGCCACCGCGACATGGGGCCGAAGATCCGCTACCTCGGCCCCGAGGTCCCGGCCGAGGACCTGATCTGGCAGGACCCGATCCCGGCCTCCACCGGCCAGCTCAGCGACGCCGACGTCAGCGCGCTGAAGGACCGGATCGCCGCCTCCGACCTGTCGATCGCCGATCTGGTGCGCACCGCCTGGGCCTCCGCCGCCACCTACCGCGCGTCAGATCACCGCGGCGGGGCCAACGGCGCCCGGATCCGGTTCGAGCCGCAGCGCAGCTGGGCGGTCAACGAGCCCGCCAAACTGTCGCGCGTCCTGGCCGTCTATGAGGACATCAAGGCGTCCTCGGGCCTGGACGTCTCGATCGCCGACCTGATCGTCCTGGGCGGTTCCGTCGGGATCGAACAGGCGGCCCGGGCGGCCGGCCACGACATCGTCGTGCCCTTCACCTCCGGCCGGACCGACGCCCTGGAAGAGCAGACCGACGCCGACAGCTTCAAGGTGCTGGAACCGCGCGCCGACGGCTTCCGCAACTATCTGCAGGTGCGGTTCAACGTGCCGACCGAGGAGCTGCTGATCGACCGCTCGCACCTGCTGGGCCTGACCGCCCCGCAGATGACGGTCCTGGTCGGCGGCCTGCGCGTCCTGGGGATCAACCACAACGACTCCAAGGAAGGCGTGCTGACCGATCGTCCGGGTCAGCTGACCAACGACTTCTTTGTCAACCTGATGGACATGAAGACCGCGTGGAAACAGGTCGACGACCATTCCGACGAGACCTTCGTCGGGACGGACCGCGAGACGCACGAGACCCTGTGGACGGCGACGCGCACCGACCTGGTGTTCGGGGCCAACTCCCAACTGCGCGCCCTGGCCGAGATCTACGCCTCGGCCGACGCGGGCGAGAAGTTCGTCAAGGACTTCGTCAAGGCCTGGGTCCAGGTGATGGAGAACGACCGCTACGACCTGAAGTCGGCGCGGATCCGGGCCGAGAAACTGGCGGCCTGA
- a CDS encoding hydrogen peroxide-inducible genes activator: MLPTLRQLHYLTLLAEHGSFSRAAEAALVSQPALSAGVQELEKVLGAPVVERTRGAVQLTAVGAEACRRAEDVLARTEDLVEAARNAGRPLSGRLRLGIIPTVAPFLLPATLPGLKAAYPALRLFIREDLTPRLIAALKAGQLDCAVIALPFDASGIEHAHIGDDEILAAAPAGHPLAAVGDIQPGALKTEDLILLEDGHCLRDQALAGLDMEAPRGEDVFAATSLHTLVQMISSGLGVSFLPAMAVRAGLADDKGVVIRHFAAEAPKREIVVAWRAGSSRAAEARLLAEAMRLD, translated from the coding sequence ATGCTCCCCACGCTTCGCCAACTGCATTATCTGACCCTGCTGGCCGAGCATGGATCCTTCAGCCGCGCGGCCGAGGCGGCGCTGGTCAGCCAGCCGGCCCTGTCCGCCGGGGTCCAGGAACTGGAGAAGGTGCTGGGGGCCCCCGTGGTGGAGCGCACCCGGGGCGCCGTTCAGCTGACGGCGGTCGGGGCCGAGGCCTGTCGTCGCGCCGAGGACGTCCTGGCCCGCACCGAGGATCTGGTCGAGGCGGCGCGCAATGCCGGACGGCCCCTGTCGGGCCGACTGAGACTGGGCATCATTCCGACCGTCGCGCCCTTCCTGCTGCCCGCGACCCTGCCGGGGCTGAAGGCGGCCTATCCGGCCCTGCGCCTGTTCATCCGCGAGGACCTGACGCCGCGCCTGATCGCCGCGCTGAAGGCGGGCCAGCTGGACTGCGCCGTGATCGCCCTGCCCTTCGACGCGTCGGGCATCGAACACGCCCACATCGGCGACGACGAGATCCTGGCGGCCGCGCCGGCCGGCCACCCCCTGGCCGCGGTCGGCGACATCCAGCCCGGAGCCCTGAAGACCGAGGACCTGATCCTGCTCGAGGACGGCCATTGCCTTCGCGATCAGGCGCTCGCCGGTCTGGACATGGAAGCCCCGCGCGGGGAGGACGTCTTCGCCGCCACCTCCCTGCACACCCTGGTGCAGATGATCTCGTCGGGCCTGGGGGTGTCGTTCCTGCCCGCGATGGCGGTGCGGGCGGGTCTGGCCGACGACAAGGGCGTGGTCATCCGCCATTTCGCCGCCGAGGCCCCGAAGCGCGAGATCGTCGTCGCTTGGCGCGCCGGATCCAGCCGGGCGGCCGAGGCGCGGCTGCTGGCCGAGGCGATGCGGCTGGACTGA
- the acnA gene encoding aconitate hydratase AcnA: MPSVDSLSTRRDLAVGRKKYAYYSLPAAQEAGLDGIDRLPRSMKVLLENLLRNEDGVSVTEADLKAIAAWIENKGAVEHEIAFRPARVLMQDFTGVPAVVDLAAMRDAMAKLGADAAKINPLVPVDLVIDHSVMVDNFGTPQAFGQNVEREYERNIERYKFLRWGSSAFNNFRVVPPGTGICHQVNLENLAQTVWTLAEGKATVAYPDTVVGTDSHTTMINGLAVLGWGVGGIEAEAAMLGQPIPMLIPEVVGFKLTGRLPEGTTATDLVLTVTQMLRKKGVVGKFVEFFGDALPNMTIEDQATIANMAPEYGATCGFFPVSAATIGYLTATGRDKARVALVEAYAKAQGLWIDETSEDPVFSDVLELDLSTVVPSLAGPKRPQDKVALDVAAPSFETALGEVFSRPIDAPRMPVAGETFDLGDGDVVIAAITSCTNTSNPSVLIAAGLVAQKANKLGLKTKPWVKTSLAPGSQVVTDYLTAAGLQKELDALGFNLVGYGCTTCIGNSGPLDPAISATINENGLVATSVLSGNRNFEGRVNPDVQANYLASPPLVVAYALAGSMRIDITTQPLGQDKKGNDVFLKDIWPTSAEIASIQKKSVTPAMFAKRYADVFKGDEHWQAIALEGGQTYAWDETSTYVANPPYFEGLSMEPTPVTDIVEGRVLAIFGDSITTDHISPAGSIKTTSPAGQYLTGRGVESAEFNSYGARRGHHEVMMRGTFANIRIRNKITPDIEGGVTKHFPSQDTMSIYDAAMRYQSEGRPLVVFAGKEYGTGSSRDWAAKGTRLLGVRAVIAESYERIHRSNLVGMGVVPLQFKADGWSKLGLTGEEIVTIRGLSDVNVGKLRPRQDLWVELFRPSDGKMARFPVRCRIDNQTELDYFKAGGVMPYVLRNLAG; encoded by the coding sequence ATGCCGTCAGTCGACAGCCTTTCCACCCGCCGGGACCTGGCGGTCGGACGCAAGAAATACGCCTATTACAGCCTTCCGGCCGCGCAGGAAGCCGGTCTCGACGGGATCGACCGTCTGCCGCGCTCGATGAAGGTGCTGCTGGAGAACCTGCTGCGCAACGAGGACGGCGTCTCGGTCACCGAGGCCGACCTGAAGGCCATTGCCGCCTGGATCGAGAACAAGGGCGCGGTCGAGCACGAGATCGCCTTCCGCCCCGCCCGCGTCCTGATGCAGGACTTCACCGGCGTGCCCGCCGTGGTCGATCTGGCCGCCATGCGCGACGCCATGGCCAAGCTCGGCGCCGACGCCGCCAAGATCAACCCGCTGGTGCCGGTCGATCTGGTCATCGACCACTCGGTCATGGTCGACAATTTCGGCACGCCGCAGGCCTTCGGCCAGAACGTCGAGCGCGAATACGAGCGCAACATCGAGCGCTACAAGTTTCTGCGCTGGGGCTCGTCGGCCTTCAACAATTTCCGCGTCGTGCCCCCCGGGACCGGCATCTGCCACCAGGTGAACCTTGAGAACCTGGCCCAGACCGTCTGGACCCTGGCCGAGGGCAAGGCGACCGTCGCCTATCCCGACACCGTGGTCGGCACCGACAGCCACACCACCATGATCAACGGCCTGGCCGTTCTGGGCTGGGGCGTGGGCGGCATCGAGGCCGAGGCGGCCATGCTGGGCCAGCCGATCCCGATGCTGATCCCCGAGGTCGTCGGCTTCAAACTGACCGGCCGTCTGCCGGAGGGCACCACCGCCACCGACCTGGTGCTGACCGTTACCCAGATGCTTCGCAAGAAGGGCGTGGTCGGCAAGTTCGTCGAATTCTTCGGCGACGCCCTGCCGAACATGACGATCGAGGACCAGGCCACCATCGCCAACATGGCCCCTGAATACGGCGCCACCTGCGGCTTCTTCCCCGTCTCGGCCGCGACCATCGGCTATCTGACCGCCACGGGCCGCGACAAGGCGCGCGTCGCCCTGGTCGAGGCCTATGCCAAGGCCCAGGGCCTGTGGATCGACGAGACCTCGGAAGACCCGGTCTTCTCCGACGTATTGGAACTGGACCTGTCCACGGTCGTCCCATCGCTGGCCGGCCCCAAACGGCCCCAGGACAAGGTCGCCCTGGACGTCGCCGCGCCCTCGTTCGAAACGGCGCTGGGCGAAGTGTTCAGCCGCCCGATCGACGCCCCGCGCATGCCGGTCGCCGGTGAGACGTTCGACCTCGGCGACGGCGACGTGGTGATCGCCGCCATCACTTCCTGCACCAACACCTCCAACCCGTCGGTCCTGATCGCCGCCGGTCTGGTGGCCCAGAAGGCCAACAAACTGGGTCTGAAGACCAAGCCCTGGGTCAAGACCTCGCTGGCTCCCGGCTCGCAGGTCGTCACCGACTATCTGACCGCCGCCGGCCTGCAGAAGGAGCTGGACGCGCTCGGCTTCAACCTGGTCGGCTACGGCTGCACCACCTGCATCGGCAACTCGGGCCCGCTGGATCCGGCCATCTCGGCCACGATCAATGAGAACGGCCTGGTCGCCACCAGCGTCCTGTCCGGCAACCGCAATTTCGAAGGCCGGGTGAACCCCGACGTCCAGGCCAACTACCTGGCCTCGCCGCCCCTGGTCGTGGCCTATGCCCTGGCCGGATCGATGCGGATCGACATCACCACCCAGCCCCTCGGTCAGGACAAGAAGGGCAACGACGTCTTCCTGAAGGACATCTGGCCGACCTCGGCCGAGATCGCCTCCATCCAGAAGAAGTCGGTTACCCCGGCCATGTTCGCCAAACGCTATGCCGACGTCTTCAAGGGCGACGAGCACTGGCAGGCCATCGCGCTTGAAGGCGGCCAGACCTACGCCTGGGACGAGACCTCGACCTACGTCGCCAACCCGCCGTATTTCGAGGGCCTGTCGATGGAGCCGACCCCGGTCACCGACATCGTCGAGGGCCGCGTCCTGGCCATCTTCGGCGACTCCATCACGACCGACCACATCTCTCCGGCCGGTTCGATCAAGACGACCTCGCCCGCCGGCCAGTACCTGACCGGCCGCGGCGTGGAGTCGGCGGAGTTCAACTCGTACGGGGCTCGCCGGGGCCACCACGAGGTGATGATGCGCGGCACCTTCGCCAACATCCGCATCCGCAACAAGATCACGCCCGACATCGAGGGCGGCGTGACCAAGCATTTTCCGTCGCAGGACACGATGTCGATCTACGACGCGGCCATGCGCTACCAGTCGGAGGGGCGGCCGCTGGTCGTCTTCGCCGGCAAGGAATACGGGACAGGCTCGTCGCGCGACTGGGCGGCCAAGGGCACGCGCCTGCTGGGCGTCCGCGCCGTCATCGCCGAGAGCTACGAGCGGATCCACCGTTCCAACCTGGTCGGGATGGGCGTGGTGCCGTTGCAGTTCAAGGCGGACGGCTGGTCCAAGCTGGGCCTGACCGGCGAGGAGATCGTCACCATTCGTGGCCTGTCCGACGTCAACGTCGGCAAGCTGCGCCCGCGTCAGGACCTGTGGGTCGAGCTTTTCCGTCCGTCGGACGGCAAGATGGCCCGTTTCCCGGTCCGCTGCCGCATCGATAACCAGACCGAACTCGACTACTTCAAGGCCGGCGGCGTCATGCCCTACGTGCTGCGTAACCTGGCCGGCTAA
- the ccmB gene encoding heme exporter protein CcmB: MSAVSVLFRRELALAWGGGGGPLLACGFFACLTTVVPLAAGGDPAVLKPVAAGIAWLALALASLLSLERLFERDLDDGALDLLATGPLPLEVVFAVKAVSQWLATGLPLALTAPVAALALGQSIELAPLTAVAALIGGLGFAFTGALGAALALGARRGGLLIAVVVLPLFIPPVVFGSGALDRAAAGLSPMAALALLTAYVLFAMVIAPPAGAAAIRSAQG, from the coding sequence ATGAGCGCGGTCTCGGTCCTGTTCCGGCGCGAACTGGCCCTGGCCTGGGGCGGGGGCGGCGGGCCGCTGCTGGCCTGCGGCTTCTTCGCCTGTCTGACCACCGTGGTGCCCCTGGCGGCCGGCGGCGATCCGGCGGTGCTGAAACCGGTGGCGGCGGGGATCGCCTGGCTGGCCCTGGCCCTGGCCTCCCTGCTGTCGCTGGAGCGGTTGTTCGAGCGCGACCTGGACGACGGGGCGCTGGATCTGCTGGCGACCGGCCCCCTGCCGCTGGAGGTGGTGTTCGCGGTCAAGGCGGTCAGCCAGTGGCTGGCGACCGGCCTGCCCCTGGCCCTGACGGCCCCGGTGGCGGCCCTGGCCCTGGGCCAGTCGATCGAACTGGCCCCATTGACGGCTGTTGCGGCCCTGATCGGCGGGCTGGGGTTCGCCTTCACCGGGGCGTTGGGCGCGGCCCTGGCCCTGGGGGCCAGGCGGGGCGGCCTGCTGATCGCGGTGGTCGTCCTGCCGCTGTTCATCCCGCCGGTGGTGTTCGGATCCGGCGCGCTGGACCGGGCGGCGGCGGGGCTCAGCCCGATGGCGGCCCTCGCCCTGCTGACCGCCTATGTCCTGTTCGCCATGGTCATCGCCCCCCCGGCGGGCGCCGCGGCGATCCGCAGCGCCCAGGGATAG